A region of Clostridium acetobutylicum ATCC 824 DNA encodes the following proteins:
- the dxr gene encoding 1-deoxy-D-xylulose-5-phosphate reductoisomerase: protein MKNISILGATGSIGTQTLDVIRNDSEAFKLLAVSAHSNFKKMIEIIDEFKPELVVMVDKLAYNKVLDYCCEKKLKTSVKVGYEAFNEVASYKDSNIVVTSIVGMIGLIPTLEAIKAGKDIALANKETLVVAGELVTKEAKKYGVNILPVDSEHGAIFQCLQGNKYKDINKILLTASGGPFRGKSFDELNNVTLNDALNHPKWTMGRKITIDSATLMNKGLEVIEAHWLFNVDYEKIQVLVHPQSIVHSMVQYKDGSVIAQLGPTDMRLPIQYALNYPVRKERIVEPVDFYSTPDLHFEKPDMDTFRCLRLAYDAGMAGGIMPAILNSANEYAVDLFLKDKIKFTNIQEIIEDALNHFENVNNLTANTIINKSNEVTKYLKGKIGF from the coding sequence ATGAAAAACATATCTATATTAGGAGCTACTGGATCAATTGGGACACAAACTCTTGATGTAATAAGAAATGACAGCGAAGCATTTAAATTATTAGCTGTTAGTGCACATAGTAATTTTAAAAAGATGATAGAGATAATAGATGAATTTAAACCCGAGCTTGTTGTTATGGTAGATAAATTAGCTTATAACAAGGTTCTTGATTACTGCTGTGAAAAAAAACTAAAAACATCTGTAAAAGTTGGATATGAAGCGTTTAATGAGGTCGCTTCCTACAAAGATAGTAATATTGTAGTTACATCTATAGTTGGCATGATAGGACTTATTCCAACACTGGAAGCTATAAAAGCTGGTAAAGATATAGCTCTTGCTAATAAAGAAACCCTTGTTGTTGCTGGAGAACTAGTAACAAAAGAAGCTAAGAAATATGGAGTTAATATACTTCCTGTAGATTCAGAGCATGGTGCTATATTTCAATGTCTTCAAGGAAACAAATATAAGGATATAAATAAAATACTTTTAACAGCTTCTGGTGGACCATTTAGAGGGAAGAGTTTTGATGAACTCAATAATGTAACTTTAAATGACGCTTTAAATCATCCGAAGTGGACTATGGGTAGAAAGATAACAATTGATTCTGCAACACTTATGAACAAAGGGCTTGAGGTAATAGAAGCTCACTGGCTATTCAATGTTGACTATGAAAAAATACAGGTGTTAGTTCATCCTCAAAGTATAGTTCATTCAATGGTACAGTATAAAGATGGGAGCGTTATAGCACAGCTTGGACCCACAGATATGAGGCTTCCAATACAATATGCACTAAATTATCCAGTAAGAAAGGAAAGGATTGTTGAGCCTGTTGATTTTTACTCTACTCCAGACTTGCATTTCGAAAAGCCTGATATGGATACCTTCAGGTGTTTACGCCTAGCTTATGATGCTGGAATGGCTGGAGGTATAATGCCAGCAATTTTAAATAGTGCAAACGAATATGCTGTAGATTTATTTTTAAAGGATAAAATTAAATTTACAAATATTCAAGAAATAATAGAAGATGCATTAAATCATTTTGAGAATGTAAATAACTTAACTGCTAATACTATAATAAATAAAAGTAATGAAGTTACAAAATATTTAAAGGGCAAAATTGGATTTTAG
- the rseP gene encoding RIP metalloprotease RseP produces MSFFNIVIAILAFGVLILIHELGHFVLAKLNDVKVEEFAIGMGPKLLGIKGKETQYSIRALPIGGYVKMLGDESKSDDPRAFNNKSSARRLSIVIAGPIMNLILAAVLFCIVGMSEGIALPTVGKISANSPAQKIGIKAGDTIVKINNYSVHTWEDISFNMALNKGEGIKLALKNNGTIKKVTLVPQYSKKEKMYLIGISPKFIDKPTIIEGAKYGTSETVTMIKTVYLSLKMMVTGKASAKDVSGPVSIIKVTGAAANAGFIRLVNFIAFISAQLGVMNLLPIPALDGGFVFLFLFQMITGKKVDDDKVGFVNTIGFALLMILMIVVTIKDVVYPINF; encoded by the coding sequence TTGAGTTTTTTTAATATAGTTATTGCTATATTAGCTTTTGGTGTACTCATATTAATACATGAGTTAGGACATTTTGTACTGGCTAAGTTAAATGATGTTAAAGTTGAAGAATTTGCAATTGGTATGGGACCTAAGCTTTTAGGTATAAAAGGTAAGGAGACACAGTATTCAATTAGAGCTTTACCTATAGGTGGTTATGTAAAAATGCTAGGTGATGAGAGTAAAAGTGATGATCCACGTGCTTTTAATAATAAATCATCTGCGAGAAGACTTAGTATAGTTATAGCAGGACCTATTATGAATTTAATTTTAGCAGCGGTTCTTTTTTGTATAGTCGGAATGTCAGAAGGCATAGCGTTACCTACAGTAGGCAAAATAAGTGCCAATTCCCCAGCACAAAAAATTGGTATAAAAGCTGGAGACACAATAGTTAAGATAAACAATTATTCAGTACATACATGGGAAGATATTTCTTTTAATATGGCACTTAACAAGGGTGAAGGCATTAAGTTAGCGTTAAAAAATAATGGAACGATAAAAAAAGTGACGCTAGTTCCTCAGTATAGTAAAAAAGAAAAGATGTATCTTATTGGAATTTCCCCAAAGTTTATAGATAAACCAACTATAATTGAAGGAGCTAAATACGGTACTTCTGAAACTGTAACTATGATTAAAACAGTATATTTAAGTCTTAAAATGATGGTTACTGGAAAGGCATCAGCAAAAGATGTATCTGGTCCTGTAAGCATAATTAAAGTTACTGGAGCAGCTGCAAATGCAGGATTCATAAGACTTGTTAATTTTATTGCTTTTATAAGTGCACAGCTTGGAGTAATGAATCTTTTACCTATCCCTGCTCTTGATGGAGGCTTTGTATTCTTATTCTTATTCCAAATGATAACAGGAAAGAAAGTTGATGATGATAAAGTAGGGTTTGTAAACACTATAGGCTTTGCTTTACTTATGATATTAATGATTGTAGTTACAATTAAAGATGTAGTGTATCCTATTAATTTTTAA
- the rimP gene encoding ribosome maturation factor RimP codes for MIDKLIEIIRPVVESLGYEFYHIEIVKEDGERYLRVYIDKENGISLDDCEKVSRAISDLLDEKDPIPYSYYLEVSSPGIYRTLFTEEHLKKYIGNTVDIKLKSSLEKSTNYSGKLIDVNEEDIVIVVSDNREFKIPRKKIKKICLSGEF; via the coding sequence ATGATAGATAAATTAATCGAAATTATAAGACCTGTTGTTGAAAGTTTAGGTTATGAATTTTATCATATTGAAATTGTTAAAGAAGACGGTGAAAGATATTTAAGAGTATACATAGATAAAGAAAATGGCATATCCCTTGATGATTGCGAAAAAGTTAGTAGGGCTATAAGTGATCTGTTGGATGAAAAAGATCCTATTCCGTACAGTTATTATCTTGAAGTATCATCACCTGGAATATATAGAACTTTATTTACAGAAGAACATTTAAAAAAATATATCGGAAATACTGTAGATATTAAGTTGAAAAGCAGTCTTGAAAAGTCAACAAATTATTCAGGTAAACTAATTGATGTTAATGAAGAAGATATAGTAATAGTTGTCTCAGATAATAGGGAATTTAAGATCCCTAGAAAAAAAATTAAAAAAATTTGTTTGAGTGGGGAATTTTAA
- a CDS encoding LexA family protein, whose translation MKLTSIENNIAEDRKHPFLLVKGKNNTGKSTIAACRSIFLKNNYCISSSDKILIINNSKQSLNKFNNIYSSIYDDANFKYSTLLAPEKDVIEISTLDDVMDRYLPSNLKLVDEKETNSILKSCIDDLKKLYPNIKVLNDTYIEFLKDEIQWIKSCGYNNLDVYQNIARTGRNLLKKHVNVRLNKNSNMRKCIFELMLMYNDKLNRQRQFDTVEKIKAAIKNSRKSSLKKYTHIIVDGIENLTKLHVDFINSIRKNSEYSTTLFTYNSDLIENSTSWFINKKNIRLVSETKIKSYTLKNSYKNENTTIPLNSLEKFTYKDIKHKTSFEFIRDNYDTSKIILTGNSANIEYGENEIEKIPIFNEIAAGEPILINSQIEDKFYLPRYWVKDAKNCFILKIKGDSMINADINDGDCVVIKKTGAAENRDIVAVNIDGSATLKRLKMDKDGIAFMPENELYSPIKVTEDEQVMLIGIAVGVLKSN comes from the coding sequence TTGAAACTTACTAGCATTGAAAATAACATTGCAGAGGACAGAAAGCATCCTTTTTTATTAGTAAAAGGTAAAAACAACACTGGAAAAAGTACCATTGCAGCTTGTAGGAGTATTTTCCTTAAGAATAATTACTGCATATCAAGTAGTGATAAAATATTAATAATTAATAATTCTAAGCAGAGCTTAAATAAATTTAATAATATATATTCATCTATATATGACGACGCAAACTTTAAATATTCAACTTTACTTGCACCAGAAAAGGACGTAATAGAAATTTCCACTTTGGATGATGTTATGGACAGATATCTTCCATCAAACTTAAAACTTGTTGATGAAAAAGAGACAAATTCTATACTGAAATCATGCATAGATGATTTGAAAAAGCTTTATCCAAATATCAAAGTATTAAATGATACCTATATTGAGTTCCTAAAGGATGAAATTCAATGGATAAAAAGCTGCGGTTACAATAATTTAGATGTATACCAAAATATAGCACGTACTGGAAGAAATTTATTAAAAAAACATGTGAATGTCAGACTTAATAAGAATTCAAACATGAGAAAATGCATTTTTGAACTTATGCTTATGTATAATGATAAATTGAATAGACAAAGACAATTTGATACTGTAGAAAAAATTAAAGCTGCTATTAAAAATTCTCGAAAAAGCAGCTTAAAAAAGTATACACATATAATAGTTGATGGTATTGAAAATTTAACTAAACTGCATGTTGATTTTATTAATTCTATAAGAAAAAATTCAGAGTACTCCACTACGCTTTTTACATATAATAGTGATTTAATAGAAAATAGTACCTCGTGGTTCATAAACAAAAAAAACATACGTTTAGTAAGTGAAACTAAAATAAAGAGTTATACTTTGAAAAACAGTTATAAAAACGAAAATACCACTATACCTTTAAATTCTCTAGAAAAATTCACTTACAAAGATATCAAGCATAAAACCTCTTTTGAGTTTATTAGGGACAACTATGATACTTCAAAAATAATTTTAACCGGGAATTCAGCAAACATAGAGTATGGTGAAAATGAAATAGAGAAAATACCAATATTTAATGAAATAGCTGCTGGTGAACCTATACTTATAAATTCACAAATTGAGGACAAGTTCTATCTTCCAAGATACTGGGTTAAGGATGCTAAAAATTGCTTTATACTAAAAATTAAGGGAGATAGTATGATAAATGCAGATATTAATGATGGAGATTGTGTGGTTATAAAAAAAACAGGTGCAGCAGAGAACAGAGATATTGTAGCAGTTAATATTGATGGTAGTGCAACGCTTAAAAGGTTAAAAATGGATAAAGATGGTATTGCTTTTATGCCTGAAAATGAATTGTATAGTCCAATAAAGGTTACTGAGGATGAACAGGTAATGCTAATTGGAATTGCCGTAGGTGTCTTAAAGTCTAATTAA
- the ispG gene encoding flavodoxin-dependent (E)-4-hydroxy-3-methylbut-2-enyl-diphosphate synthase — MQRIETRKVKVGSVYVGGDSRVTVQSMTNTDTRDSKKTIEQIKKLEIAGCDIVRCAVPDFDAASSLSEITKNVKLPVVADIHFDYRLALEAIKNGVSALRINPGNIGSKERVELVAKSAKEKNIPIRIGVNSGSLEKDILNKYKRVCSEALVESALNHVKILEDVNFNDIVISIKSSNVQMMIDSYRLISKEVNYPLHLGVTEAGTIWRGTIKSSIGIGTLLSEGIGDTIRVSLTGDPVEEVKVGREILKTFGYLKSGVEFISCPTCGRTSIDLIKIANEVEKRLEKTNKSIKVAVMGCVVNGPGEAREADIGIAGGKGEGLIFKKGEIIKKVKEENLVDELMREIDNM, encoded by the coding sequence ATGCAGAGAATTGAGACTAGAAAAGTTAAAGTTGGAAGTGTATATGTAGGAGGAGATTCTAGGGTAACAGTGCAATCAATGACAAATACTGATACTAGAGATTCTAAAAAGACTATAGAACAAATTAAAAAATTGGAAATAGCCGGCTGCGACATAGTAAGATGTGCGGTTCCTGATTTTGATGCAGCTTCTTCCTTAAGTGAAATAACTAAAAATGTTAAACTACCTGTAGTTGCGGATATACATTTTGATTACAGATTAGCACTTGAAGCTATAAAAAATGGAGTTTCAGCTTTAAGAATCAACCCTGGTAATATAGGAAGTAAAGAAAGAGTGGAGCTTGTTGCAAAAAGTGCAAAGGAAAAGAATATTCCCATACGAATAGGAGTAAATTCAGGTTCTCTTGAAAAGGACATTTTAAACAAATACAAAAGAGTTTGCAGTGAAGCTTTAGTTGAAAGTGCCCTAAATCATGTAAAAATATTAGAAGATGTAAATTTTAATGACATAGTAATATCTATAAAATCTTCTAATGTTCAAATGATGATAGATAGCTACAGATTAATTTCAAAAGAAGTAAACTATCCACTCCATCTTGGTGTCACAGAAGCAGGTACTATATGGCGAGGAACTATAAAATCCTCCATAGGTATAGGAACTCTTTTAAGTGAAGGTATAGGTGATACTATAAGAGTATCTCTTACAGGAGATCCTGTAGAAGAAGTTAAGGTTGGTAGAGAAATTTTAAAAACTTTTGGATATCTTAAAAGCGGAGTGGAATTTATTTCTTGTCCTACTTGTGGAAGAACTTCTATAGATCTTATAAAAATTGCAAATGAAGTTGAGAAAAGATTAGAAAAGACTAATAAAAGCATTAAGGTAGCGGTTATGGGTTGTGTTGTAAATGGTCCTGGAGAAGCAAGAGAAGCTGATATAGGTATTGCAGGAGGAAAAGGAGAAGGTCTCATATTTAAAAAAGGAGAAATAATAAAAAAAGTTAAGGAAGAAAATCTAGTTGATGAACTTATGAGGGAGATAGACAATATGTAG
- the codY gene encoding GTP-sensing pleiotropic transcriptional regulator CodY, whose translation MSILLNKTRKLNTILQKSGTEPVIFDDICNILSEVLECNVYVVSRKGKILGNNFSSGFECEKLKKEIIPTKKFPDSYNLKLLDCKETKANLKHTEFCTFYENEKCEFENKVSTIVPIIGNRERLGTLVLARFTKKFTDDDLVLAEYSATIVGLEILRSKNDEIEAEARKRAVVQLAIGTLSYSELEAVEHIFNELDGNEGLLVASKIADKVGITRSVIVNALRKFESAGVIESRSLGMKGTHIKILNDRLLEGLKKIK comes from the coding sequence ATGTCCATACTATTAAATAAAACACGTAAGCTAAATACAATACTCCAAAAATCAGGAACAGAACCAGTTATTTTCGATGATATATGTAATATATTAAGCGAAGTGCTAGAATGTAATGTATACGTTGTGAGTAGAAAAGGGAAAATACTAGGTAATAATTTTTCAAGTGGTTTTGAATGTGAAAAATTAAAAAAAGAAATAATCCCTACTAAGAAATTTCCTGATTCCTATAATTTAAAACTTTTAGATTGCAAGGAAACAAAAGCTAATTTAAAGCATACTGAATTTTGTACATTCTATGAAAATGAAAAATGTGAGTTTGAAAACAAAGTTTCAACAATAGTTCCTATAATAGGAAATAGAGAACGTTTAGGAACTTTAGTTTTAGCTAGGTTTACCAAGAAGTTCACTGATGATGATTTGGTTTTAGCTGAGTACAGTGCAACAATTGTTGGACTAGAGATACTAAGATCTAAAAATGATGAAATAGAAGCAGAAGCTAGAAAAAGAGCTGTTGTTCAGCTTGCTATAGGAACTCTATCTTATTCAGAGTTAGAAGCTGTTGAACATATATTTAACGAACTTGATGGAAATGAAGGACTTCTAGTAGCATCTAAAATTGCAGATAAAGTTGGTATAACTAGATCTGTTATTGTTAATGCTCTTAGAAAATTTGAAAGTGCAGGAGTTATAGAGTCTAGATCTCTTGGAATGAAAGGTACTCACATAAAGATTTTAAATGATAGATTATTAGAAGGATTAAAGAAAATAAAATAA
- the tsf gene encoding translation elongation factor Ts has product MISASAVKELRERTGAGMMACKKALSEANGDSEKAVEILREKGLAAAAKKAGRVASEGLVVAYVNEDGKSGAIAEVNCETDFVSANEDFKALAENIVKLAAKSNSNTVEELLEENYVDGSSKLKDVITALIAKLGENINLRRFTKFSNENGTIQSYIHGDGRIGVLVNLNADKISDEVHTLAKDICMQIAAANPLYLDETSVDQTALDKEREIYKVQALNEGKPEKIVEKMVEGRIKKYLKEVCLLDQVWVRDSDLTISKLVAKKSKELSAAISIADFVRFERGEGIEKKEENFAEEVQKQMQQSK; this is encoded by the coding sequence ATGATTTCTGCAAGTGCAGTTAAAGAATTAAGAGAAAGAACTGGAGCCGGAATGATGGCTTGTAAAAAAGCTTTAAGTGAGGCTAATGGAGATTCAGAAAAAGCAGTAGAAATACTAAGAGAAAAAGGATTGGCAGCTGCTGCAAAAAAAGCAGGCAGAGTAGCATCAGAAGGATTGGTTGTTGCTTATGTAAATGAAGATGGAAAAAGCGGAGCAATTGCTGAAGTAAACTGTGAAACAGATTTCGTTTCAGCAAATGAAGATTTCAAAGCTTTAGCAGAAAACATCGTTAAATTAGCAGCAAAAAGTAATTCAAACACAGTAGAAGAATTATTAGAAGAAAACTATGTAGATGGAAGCAGTAAATTAAAAGATGTTATAACTGCTTTAATTGCTAAATTAGGAGAAAATATTAATTTAAGAAGATTTACTAAGTTTTCAAATGAAAATGGAACAATCCAAAGCTATATACATGGTGATGGAAGAATTGGAGTTCTTGTTAACTTAAACGCTGATAAGATTTCTGATGAAGTTCATACTTTAGCAAAGGATATTTGTATGCAAATTGCTGCAGCAAATCCATTATATTTAGATGAAACTTCTGTTGACCAAACAGCATTAGACAAAGAAAGAGAAATATACAAAGTTCAAGCATTAAATGAAGGCAAACCAGAAAAAATTGTTGAAAAAATGGTTGAAGGAAGAATAAAGAAATACTTGAAGGAAGTATGTTTATTAGATCAAGTATGGGTTAGAGATTCTGATTTAACAATTTCAAAATTGGTGGCTAAAAAATCAAAAGAATTAAGTGCTGCTATTTCCATAGCTGATTTCGTAAGGTTCGAAAGAGGAGAAGGAATAGAAAAGAAAGAAGAAAATTTTGCTGAAGAAGTACAAAAACAAATGCAGCAGAGCAAATAA
- a CDS encoding AI-2E family transporter, whose amino-acid sequence MKFYKKLIECIILLLFFVVFTLFIKYYFKPFLSIVILTILCSPIYNLLSKHKVFGDRINAVLSIIVINVMIFLAIFLIGNFIAQKLNIYLQHYHNVLDINKLPIIGESNVNILLNKINVFVDKLFNADFFKKSAVYTTDGILTYFVSIMSVYFILVDKYDIVNLAEKLFTKNKVHILMKKFSDIKSLLRVETFLVLITTIQTIIGFFVLGIEDCFMLGIICGILDILPYVGTIIIFIPLIIYKMYEKNYVTIFGLIALYIFLQVSRQIMETNFMSSKLKIHPLIILISVYIGIKAFGIIGLFIAPIYVITAKEIILSS is encoded by the coding sequence TTGAAATTTTATAAAAAATTAATTGAATGCATAATTCTTTTATTATTTTTTGTAGTCTTTACGTTGTTTATAAAGTACTATTTTAAACCATTTCTTAGTATTGTTATTTTAACTATACTGTGTAGCCCAATATACAATCTTTTAAGTAAACATAAAGTTTTCGGGGATAGAATAAATGCTGTATTAAGTATTATTGTTATAAATGTAATGATATTTTTGGCTATTTTTTTAATAGGAAATTTTATTGCTCAGAAATTAAACATATATCTTCAACATTATCATAATGTATTAGATATTAATAAATTGCCTATAATAGGTGAATCTAATGTTAATATTTTATTAAATAAGATTAATGTATTTGTTGACAAATTATTTAATGCAGATTTTTTTAAAAAAAGTGCAGTATATACTACTGATGGCATACTAACATACTTTGTTTCTATCATGTCTGTTTACTTTATTTTGGTAGATAAATATGATATAGTTAATTTAGCTGAGAAGTTATTTACTAAAAACAAGGTACATATACTTATGAAAAAATTTAGTGACATAAAAAGTTTGTTAAGGGTCGAAACTTTTTTAGTACTTATTACCACGATTCAAACCATAATTGGATTCTTCGTATTGGGAATAGAAGACTGCTTTATGCTTGGAATAATATGTGGCATTTTAGATATATTACCTTATGTTGGGACTATAATAATTTTTATTCCACTTATAATATACAAGATGTATGAAAAAAATTACGTTACTATATTTGGTCTTATAGCACTCTATATTTTTCTTCAAGTATCAAGACAAATTATGGAGACTAATTTTATGAGCAGTAAATTAAAGATTCATCCACTTATAATACTAATATCTGTCTACATAGGAATTAAGGCTTTTGGAATAATAGGATTATTCATAGCGCCAATTTATGTGATAACCGCAAAAGAAATAATATTGTCTTCATAG
- the rpsB gene encoding 30S ribosomal protein S2, which yields MSVISMKQLLEAGVHFGHQTRRWNPKMAPYIFTERNGIYIIDLQKTVKKIDEAYNFIREVSEQGKDILFVGTKKQAQEAIAEESVRAGMHFVNNRWLGGMLTNFNTIKTRIAKLNGLKKMEEDGTFDVLPKKEVIILRNEEEKLVKNLGGIVNMTQSNIGALFVVDPRKEKNAISEAKILGIPVVAIVDTNCDPDEVDYVIPGNDDAIRAVRLITSKIADAIIEGRQGEQLAE from the coding sequence ATGTCAGTTATTTCAATGAAACAATTATTAGAAGCTGGTGTTCATTTCGGACATCAAACAAGAAGATGGAATCCTAAAATGGCTCCATACATATTTACAGAAAGAAATGGTATATATATTATAGACCTTCAGAAAACTGTAAAGAAAATTGATGAAGCTTACAACTTCATAAGAGAAGTATCAGAACAGGGTAAGGATATTCTTTTTGTAGGAACAAAAAAACAGGCTCAAGAAGCAATTGCTGAAGAATCAGTAAGAGCAGGAATGCATTTTGTTAACAACAGATGGTTAGGTGGTATGTTAACAAACTTCAATACAATAAAGACTAGAATTGCAAAATTAAATGGCTTAAAGAAAATGGAAGAGGATGGAACATTTGATGTTTTACCTAAAAAAGAAGTTATCATCTTAAGAAACGAAGAAGAGAAACTTGTAAAAAATTTAGGTGGAATAGTAAATATGACACAATCTAACATTGGAGCTTTATTTGTAGTTGATCCAAGAAAAGAAAAGAATGCTATTTCAGAAGCGAAAATATTAGGAATTCCTGTTGTTGCAATTGTTGATACAAATTGTGATCCTGATGAAGTTGATTATGTAATTCCAGGAAACGATGATGCTATAAGAGCAGTAAGACTTATAACTTCAAAAATTGCAGATGCAATAATTGAAGGAAGACAAGGCGAGCAATTAGCTGAGTAG
- the frr gene encoding ribosome recycling factor, which produces MISDIIKELEEKMTKSISALKKELTSMKAGRANPAMLDRIEVDYYGTMTPLNQLANISVPESRVLMIQPWDKSAMKSIEKAILISDLGLNPSNDGTTMRLVIPELTEETRKNIVKNVKKAGEDGKVALRAIRRDANDKVKSLKKDNSITEDEMKSAENDIQKKTDSYVKEIDKMVEAKEKEIMSI; this is translated from the coding sequence ATGATAAGTGATATAATTAAAGAATTAGAAGAAAAAATGACAAAAAGTATATCAGCTTTAAAAAAGGAATTAACATCAATGAAAGCTGGTAGAGCAAACCCAGCTATGCTTGATAGAATTGAAGTTGACTACTATGGAACAATGACACCATTAAATCAACTTGCTAATATATCAGTACCTGAATCAAGAGTTCTCATGATTCAACCTTGGGATAAATCAGCTATGAAAAGTATAGAAAAGGCAATATTGATTTCTGACTTGGGGTTGAATCCATCTAATGATGGTACAACAATGAGACTTGTTATTCCTGAACTAACAGAAGAAACAAGGAAAAATATAGTGAAAAATGTAAAGAAAGCTGGAGAAGATGGCAAGGTAGCTTTAAGAGCTATACGTAGAGATGCAAATGATAAAGTAAAGAGCTTGAAAAAGGATAACTCTATAACTGAAGATGAAATGAAGAGTGCAGAAAACGATATTCAGAAGAAAACAGATTCCTATGTTAAAGAAATAGATAAAATGGTTGAAGCAAAGGAAAAAGAGATTATGTCCATATAG
- a CDS encoding isoprenyl transferase, with protein MLNFIRSDKDKGKGNDNDINFSNIPKHIAIIMDGNGRWAKKRNLPRTMGHKAGGEALKRIVRECSDIGVKYLTVYGFSTENWIRPKEEVNAIMRLIVEFLKREFNELNKNNVIINPIGNILGLPEACITALNDAKNKTKNNTGLMLNLALNYGGRDEILNAVKNIFASYEENKISKDEIFNLSDEEFSSYLYTGCIPDPDIIIRPSGEKRLSNFLLWQCAYSEFWYSNINWPDFSIEDLHTAIKDYQNRDRRFGGVK; from the coding sequence ATGCTAAATTTTATAAGGTCTGATAAAGACAAAGGTAAAGGCAATGATAATGATATTAATTTTTCTAATATACCAAAACATATTGCAATTATAATGGATGGTAATGGTAGATGGGCAAAAAAAAGAAATCTCCCTAGAACTATGGGACATAAAGCTGGTGGTGAAGCTTTAAAAAGAATAGTAAGAGAATGCAGTGATATAGGTGTGAAATATTTAACTGTGTATGGATTTTCAACTGAAAATTGGATAAGACCTAAGGAAGAAGTTAACGCAATTATGAGACTTATTGTTGAATTTTTAAAAAGAGAATTTAATGAACTTAATAAAAATAATGTTATTATAAATCCAATAGGCAATATTTTAGGATTGCCAGAGGCTTGTATTACAGCATTAAATGATGCAAAAAATAAAACTAAAAATAACACTGGTCTTATGCTTAATCTAGCACTTAATTATGGTGGCAGAGATGAAATATTAAATGCAGTAAAGAATATATTTGCGAGTTATGAGGAAAATAAGATATCTAAAGATGAGATATTTAACTTAAGTGATGAAGAATTCTCTTCGTATTTATATACAGGTTGTATTCCGGATCCAGATATAATAATACGTCCAAGTGGGGAGAAAAGATTAAGTAATTTTCTTCTTTGGCAATGTGCATATTCTGAATTTTGGTATTCTAATATAAATTGGCCTGATTTTTCTATAGAAGATCTTCATACAGCTATAAAAGATTATCAGAATAGGGATAGAAGATTTGGAGGCGTAAAATAA
- the pyrH gene encoding UMP kinase, whose amino-acid sequence MQSIKYKRVMLKISGEALAGTNGYGIDFEVANRIAKEIKEIVDLGIEVGAVVGGGNIWRGRNGKGMDRTTADYMGMLATCINALALQDSLENMDVDTRVQTAIEMKQVAEPFIRRRAMRHLEKGRVVIFAGGTGNPYFSTDTTAALRAAEIEADVILLAKKVDGVYDKDPHKYDDAIKFDNLTYMEVLEKNLQVMDSTATSLCMDNNIPIIVFGLDVSGNIRKAVLGEKIGTIVSK is encoded by the coding sequence ATGCAATCAATAAAATATAAAAGAGTAATGTTAAAAATTTCAGGTGAAGCGCTAGCAGGAACCAATGGATACGGTATTGATTTCGAAGTGGCAAATAGGATTGCTAAAGAAATTAAAGAAATTGTTGACTTAGGAATAGAAGTTGGTGCTGTAGTAGGTGGCGGAAATATATGGCGTGGAAGAAATGGTAAAGGAATGGATAGAACTACTGCAGATTATATGGGGATGCTTGCAACATGTATAAATGCCTTAGCACTTCAAGATTCACTTGAAAACATGGATGTGGATACTAGAGTCCAAACAGCTATAGAAATGAAACAGGTAGCAGAGCCTTTTATTAGAAGAAGAGCTATGAGACATCTTGAAAAAGGAAGAGTTGTTATTTTTGCTGGTGGAACTGGTAATCCATATTTCTCTACTGATACCACAGCTGCATTAAGAGCTGCTGAGATAGAAGCAGATGTAATTCTTCTTGCTAAGAAGGTGGATGGAGTTTATGATAAAGATCCACATAAGTATGACGATGCTATTAAATTTGATAATCTAACTTATATGGAAGTACTTGAAAAAAATCTTCAGGTTATGGATTCAACTGCTACATCACTATGTATGGATAATAATATACCAATAATAGTATTTGGTCTTGATGTTTCGGGAAACATAAGGAAGGCCGTTTTAGGTGAAAAAATAGGTACTATCGTATCAAAATAA